In Marinomonas posidonica IVIA-Po-181, a single window of DNA contains:
- a CDS encoding TRAP transporter substrate-binding protein, with translation MLKTFQKAKKRLVASSLAMALGLGAMASTAAQAADHNWRFANLYSRGSAFGEVYESLAKNIETMSNGRIKVQVLYSGEGVGTTGILGAVKSGLITMGAPFQSMHAGELPAGIVEIGLPGGTDDATELTTLFQEKGWAPILKEAYGSQGLVWLDPYIQPAVYVLTKKPIKSIEDFKGLKIRAPGAYGKFLRNLGASPVSLAWGEIYTSLSTGVIDGSIGSNMIDHRDGNHVEVAKYMYPLPLAGAQVLPIIVNRNAWSKLSPDLQAIVSAATTVHAREQLTKSKLWESQAVAEMEAKGLQWSPAPSDADKAAWQSAGAGLWDEYAKSDKYSAELIEVLRKEAN, from the coding sequence ATGTTAAAGACGTTTCAAAAAGCAAAAAAACGTTTGGTTGCAAGTTCGTTAGCTATGGCACTTGGCTTAGGAGCAATGGCTTCTACTGCAGCCCAGGCTGCTGATCACAACTGGCGTTTCGCTAATCTATACAGTCGCGGTAGTGCATTCGGTGAAGTATACGAAAGCTTGGCGAAAAACATTGAAACTATGTCTAACGGCCGTATCAAGGTTCAAGTTCTTTATTCTGGTGAAGGTGTTGGTACAACAGGTATCCTAGGTGCCGTAAAGTCTGGCCTAATCACAATGGGCGCGCCTTTCCAATCTATGCACGCCGGTGAGCTACCAGCAGGTATTGTTGAAATCGGTCTTCCTGGCGGCACTGATGACGCCACTGAATTAACCACACTTTTCCAAGAGAAAGGTTGGGCACCTATCCTAAAAGAAGCGTATGGCTCTCAAGGTCTAGTTTGGCTTGATCCATACATTCAGCCTGCGGTTTACGTTTTAACGAAAAAACCAATCAAATCAATTGAAGACTTCAAAGGTTTGAAAATCCGTGCACCTGGTGCTTACGGCAAGTTCCTACGTAATCTAGGTGCTTCGCCAGTATCACTAGCTTGGGGTGAGATCTACACTTCTTTGTCCACAGGTGTTATCGATGGTTCTATCGGTTCTAACATGATTGATCACCGCGATGGTAATCACGTTGAAGTGGCTAAATACATGTACCCACTTCCTCTAGCTGGTGCTCAAGTGTTACCTATTATTGTTAACCGCAATGCTTGGAGCAAGTTGTCTCCAGATCTACAAGCAATTGTTTCAGCAGCAACAACTGTACACGCTCGTGAGCAATTGACTAAGTCTAAATTGTGGGAATCTCAAGCCGTGGCAGAGATGGAAGCAAAAGGTCTACAGTGGAGCCCTGCACCAAGTGATGCTGACAAAGCAGCTTGGCAATCTGCAGGTGCTGGCTTATGGGACGAATACGCTAAATCTGATAAATACAGCGCTGAGTTAATTGAAGTACTTCGTAAAGAAGCGAACTAA
- a CDS encoding methyl-accepting chemotaxis protein, producing MSIALSVRQKLIAIVIMVSIGYGGFGAYAIYNLSKMSSAADDASQLSTLTTQVKNIEVSLLKFERAMSEVTPNSLAQVRKSLTSIQQHSAAGFDIEANLVGELGTQYLNQSQAILPNYIASLSQQLDYLEALGLDDKTGALRELNQAAHSLEEQFSTLASFAASFKEVRNQEKNFLAYRDESHKATLFNAISQLKNNVNNIGFGDVFNPFIQTYEDALAPVIKRAMAIESQQLKLAKLSRDFTQSMDQNTDYLQGTLLSQAQQRSQKTAQQARNSLIIACLLLAACIGFILISVMRSLNQNLSSVLSMLTQVARGKLTSQSFHANTNKPDEFQQLSIASYQMSNELHQLVAHLQSSNQHLIVTADELDAGIQTIVTGSQRIRDRSHTLAASTEEISATADTVRNMTHAVESGAQLAYESASRGAKTMEQAMASIGDVADSIQQTNNRVDRLGTLSKEIDVVIELIVGVAEQTSLLALNAAIEAARAGEAGRGFAVVADEVKALSEQTVKASGDITSKVENIQRETQAVIDAMVHSLTKVEQSKDQGENAVTTVHQIEMNTLDAMKNSQEISQAIQEVALTTTQMAQDMDIIAQEIKENHHATESIRSANDNIHQQTKQLAKQIQGFELS from the coding sequence ATGTCGATCGCGTTGTCCGTACGTCAAAAACTCATCGCCATAGTGATCATGGTATCTATCGGTTACGGTGGCTTTGGGGCCTATGCCATTTATAACTTGTCGAAAATGTCGAGCGCTGCAGACGACGCCAGTCAATTAAGCACACTAACCACCCAAGTAAAGAACATCGAAGTGTCGCTATTGAAATTTGAACGCGCCATGTCGGAAGTCACACCGAATAGCCTAGCTCAAGTTCGAAAAAGCCTAACCAGTATTCAGCAGCATAGCGCAGCGGGCTTTGATATCGAAGCGAATCTCGTTGGAGAGCTTGGTACCCAGTATCTTAATCAAAGCCAAGCCATTCTACCGAACTATATTGCCTCCCTGAGCCAACAACTAGATTATTTAGAAGCCTTAGGGTTGGATGATAAAACCGGAGCCTTGAGAGAGCTTAATCAAGCAGCCCATTCTTTAGAAGAACAATTCAGCACACTAGCAAGTTTTGCCGCCAGCTTTAAAGAAGTTCGTAATCAAGAAAAAAACTTCCTCGCTTATCGCGATGAAAGTCACAAAGCCACTTTATTTAATGCCATTAGCCAACTTAAAAACAACGTCAATAATATTGGCTTTGGCGATGTCTTTAACCCTTTTATTCAAACTTATGAAGACGCGCTAGCACCTGTTATCAAACGCGCAATGGCCATTGAGTCTCAACAACTGAAACTGGCTAAGCTGAGTCGTGACTTTACTCAGTCAATGGATCAAAATACAGACTATTTGCAAGGCACGTTACTATCACAAGCTCAACAACGTTCCCAAAAAACCGCACAGCAAGCGCGTAATTCTTTAATCATCGCTTGCTTGCTACTCGCAGCTTGTATCGGCTTTATTTTAATCAGCGTCATGCGCTCCTTAAATCAAAATCTGTCTTCTGTATTAAGCATGTTGACACAAGTCGCTCGCGGCAAACTAACCTCGCAAAGCTTTCACGCAAATACCAATAAGCCAGATGAATTCCAGCAGCTTTCTATTGCCTCTTATCAAATGTCAAATGAGTTGCATCAATTGGTTGCTCATCTACAGTCCAGCAATCAACATCTTATCGTTACCGCTGATGAGTTAGATGCAGGCATTCAAACCATCGTTACCGGCAGTCAACGCATTCGAGATCGTAGCCATACCTTAGCCGCGTCGACAGAAGAGATTTCTGCCACAGCAGATACCGTCCGCAATATGACACATGCCGTCGAAAGTGGGGCTCAGCTGGCATATGAGTCCGCCAGCCGTGGTGCTAAGACGATGGAGCAAGCCATGGCCAGTATTGGCGATGTAGCAGACTCCATTCAGCAAACGAATAATCGAGTCGATCGATTGGGCACCTTATCAAAAGAAATCGATGTGGTGATAGAACTGATCGTCGGGGTTGCTGAACAAACCAGTCTGTTAGCCCTTAATGCCGCCATTGAAGCCGCCAGAGCTGGTGAGGCTGGTCGTGGGTTTGCGGTGGTTGCAGATGAAGTCAAAGCACTGTCAGAACAAACGGTTAAAGCCTCAGGAGACATCACCAGCAAGGTGGAAAACATTCAGCGAGAGACGCAAGCCGTTATTGATGCCATGGTTCACAGCTTAACCAAAGTCGAGCAGAGTAAAGATCAAGGAGAGAATGCTGTCACCACAGTCCATCAGATTGAGATGAACACCTTGGACGCCATGAAGAACAGTCAAGAAATCAGCCAAGCAATTCAGGAAGTGGCCTTAACCACCACTCAAATGGCACAAGACATGGATATCATCGCCCAAGAGATCAAAGAAAATCATCATGCCACTGAATCCATTCGATCTGCCAACGATAATATTCACCAACAAACAAAACAATTGGCCAAACAAATTCAAGGTTTTGAGTTGTCATAA